In a genomic window of Nocardia fluminea:
- the rimP gene encoding ribosome maturation factor RimP: MPMPTEERVSQLVAELVARRGFDLEGVAIAAAGNGELAPVRVKVTVDSDGPADLDAIAALSRDTSELLDAAGDFGESAYLLEVTTPGVERPLTTARHWRRAQGRKVRVKLADGAERIEGKARFDARVGRLADDDATIALVIGGRVKPHRVHVPLADIAEAVVQVEFNAPGAAELELAGGIAPGRPVPGEEPADLAAPGQHSDTPTEGVAE; encoded by the coding sequence ATGCCGATGCCCACCGAGGAAAGGGTGAGCCAGCTTGTCGCTGAGCTCGTCGCACGCCGGGGATTCGACCTCGAGGGCGTCGCGATCGCGGCAGCGGGCAATGGCGAGCTGGCTCCGGTTCGCGTGAAGGTCACCGTCGACAGCGACGGCCCCGCCGACTTGGACGCCATCGCCGCGCTCAGCCGTGACACATCCGAACTTCTCGATGCCGCAGGCGATTTCGGCGAATCCGCCTATCTGCTCGAAGTGACGACACCCGGCGTGGAGCGCCCGCTCACCACCGCACGCCACTGGCGGCGCGCACAGGGTCGCAAGGTCCGCGTGAAGCTGGCCGACGGCGCCGAGCGGATCGAGGGCAAAGCCCGTTTCGACGCGCGCGTCGGCCGCCTCGCCGACGACGACGCCACCATCGCACTCGTGATCGGCGGCAGAGTGAAGCCGCATCGCGTTCATGTGCCCCTCGCCGATATCGCCGAGGCTGTCGTCCAGGTGGAGTTCAACGCACCGGGCGCCGCCGAACTCGAACTCGCGGGCGGTATCGCACCGGGCCGACCGGTACCGGGCGAAGAACCCGCCGACCTCGCCGCACCAGGACAACACAGTGACACTCCCACCGAAGGGGTTGCGGAATGA
- the nusA gene encoding transcription termination factor NusA, translating to MNIEIEALRAIVADKGISIETVISAIESALLTAYRHTDGHEANARIDINQKTGVVRVMARELDADGNLVSEWDDTPEGFGRIAATTARQVVLQRLRDAENEKSFGDFAAHEGEIVGGVVQRDARANARGIVVVRIGSEATGAEGLIPPAEQVPGETYEHGDRIKCYVYGVSRGPRGPQIQLSRTHPNLVRRLFSLEVPEIADGSVEIVAVARESGHRSKIAVQSTVPGVNAKGACIGPMGQRVRNVMSELAGEKIDIIDYAEDPATFVGNALSPSKVVSVTVVDPDARAARVIVPDFQLSLAIGKEGQNARLAARLTGWRIDIRSDAAPQPDDSARPEAHRS from the coding sequence ATGAATATTGAAATCGAAGCCTTGCGGGCGATCGTCGCCGACAAAGGTATCTCGATCGAGACCGTGATCTCGGCGATCGAGTCGGCACTGCTCACCGCCTACCGGCACACCGACGGCCACGAGGCCAACGCGCGCATCGACATCAACCAGAAGACCGGTGTGGTGCGGGTGATGGCGCGCGAACTCGACGCCGACGGCAACCTCGTCTCCGAATGGGACGACACCCCGGAGGGGTTCGGCCGCATCGCCGCGACCACCGCCCGCCAGGTGGTGCTGCAGCGGCTACGTGATGCCGAGAACGAGAAGTCCTTCGGCGACTTCGCCGCCCATGAGGGCGAGATCGTCGGCGGTGTGGTCCAGCGCGACGCCAGGGCCAACGCCCGCGGCATCGTGGTGGTGCGCATCGGCAGCGAGGCCACCGGCGCCGAAGGGCTGATCCCGCCCGCCGAACAGGTGCCGGGGGAGACCTACGAGCACGGCGACCGGATCAAGTGCTACGTCTACGGCGTCTCGCGTGGCCCGCGTGGCCCGCAGATCCAGCTCTCGCGCACCCACCCGAACCTGGTGCGGCGGCTGTTCTCGCTCGAGGTGCCCGAGATCGCCGACGGCTCGGTCGAGATCGTCGCGGTGGCGCGCGAGTCGGGGCACCGCTCCAAGATCGCCGTGCAGTCCACTGTGCCGGGCGTGAACGCCAAGGGCGCGTGCATCGGCCCGATGGGTCAGCGGGTGCGCAACGTGATGAGCGAACTGGCGGGCGAGAAGATCGATATCATCGACTACGCCGAGGATCCGGCGACGTTCGTCGGCAATGCGCTCTCGCCGTCGAAGGTGGTATCGGTCACTGTCGTCGATCCCGACGCCAGGGCGGCCCGCGTGATCGTGCCGGACTTCCAGCTCTCCCTCGCCATCGGCAAGGAGGGCCAGAATGCCCGCCTGGCGGCCCGTCTGACGGGTTGGCGCATCGATATCCGCAGCGACGCGGCTCCGCAACCGGACGACTCGGCCCGTCCGGAAGCGCACCGTAGCTGA
- a CDS encoding YlxR family protein, which translates to MTGSPVEWVQDRPAQSVRTCIGCRQREPSADLLRIVAQHRNTDVAIVPDPRRRQPGRGAWLHPVSVCLRSAERRRAFGRALRVSGNLDISALEQYLENRHEHS; encoded by the coding sequence ATGACCGGGTCACCGGTAGAGTGGGTACAGGACCGGCCCGCGCAATCCGTTCGCACCTGTATCGGATGTCGTCAGCGCGAGCCGTCTGCCGACCTGTTGCGGATCGTGGCGCAGCATCGGAACACCGATGTCGCGATTGTTCCCGATCCGCGGCGCAGACAGCCCGGACGGGGTGCATGGCTGCACCCCGTTTCAGTTTGTTTGCGTTCCGCAGAGCGGCGCCGAGCATTCGGCAGAGCCCTACGAGTGTCCGGAAATCTGGATATCTCAGCCCTGGAGCAGTACCTCGAGAACAGGCACGAGCACTCATGA
- the infB gene encoding translation initiation factor IF-2, whose amino-acid sequence MAGKARVHELAKELGVTSKELLAKLKEQGEFVKSASSTVEAPVARRLRESLASKSAPAADAKSAARPGPSSAAAARPAAKPTPGGPRPGPRPAPAAPAPAAAAAPVAPKPEQAAPVEAKPATPAPASPAPAAAQATPATKPAGAPAPGPRPAPAAPRPAPAPAAGQTRPAPATPGAAAPGPRPAGPGPKPGPKAPRVGNNPFSSAPDRERPAPRPAGQGQGQGGPRPTPGQGGPRPAPGQGGPRPAPGQGGPRPGQGGQGQRPAAAQGGAPRPGGPRPNPGSMPPRPNPGAMPARSARPAPGGAGRPGGGGRPGGAPGGGGAGRPGGGGGGGYRGGGGGAPGAPGAGAPAAGGFRGRPGGGGGRPGGPGGRGGAAGAFGRPGGAVRRGRKSKRAKRAEYENMQAPAVGGVRLPRGNGEVIRLARGASLSDFAEKIDANPAALVQALFNLGEMVTATQSVNDETLELLGGEMNYVVHVVSPEDEDRELLSSFDLTYGEDAGGEDDLEHRPPVVTVMGHVDHGKTRLLDTIRKANVAEGEAGGITQHIGAYQVLTNLNDEERLITFIDTPGHEAFTAMRARGAKATDIAILVVAADDGVMPQTVEAINHAQAADVPIVVAINKIDKEGANPDKIKQQLTEYGLVTEEYGGDTMFVNISAKQGTNIDQLLEAVLLTADASLDLRANPDMDAQGVAIEAHLDRGRGPVATVLIQRGTLRVGDSIVAGDAYGRVRRMVDEHGADVHAATPSRPVQVIGFTSVPGAGDNLIVVEEDRIARQIADRRNARKRNALAARSRKRISLEDLDAALKETSELNLILKGDNSGTVEALEEALLGIEIDDEVRLRVIDRGVGGVTETNVNLASASNAIIIGFNVRAEGKATELANREGVDIRYYSVIYQAIDEIEKALKGMLKPIYEEVELGRAEIRAIFRSSKIGNIAGCMVTSGSVKRNAKARLIRDGRVIAETMTISSLKREKDDAPEVREGFECGMTVTYSDIKDGDIIEAYELREKPRD is encoded by the coding sequence GTGGCAGGCAAGGCCCGCGTGCACGAGTTGGCTAAAGAGCTCGGTGTCACAAGCAAGGAACTACTCGCGAAGCTCAAGGAGCAAGGCGAGTTCGTGAAGTCGGCGTCCTCGACGGTGGAAGCACCCGTCGCACGTCGTCTGCGCGAATCACTGGCGTCGAAGTCCGCTCCGGCGGCCGATGCCAAGTCGGCGGCCCGTCCCGGCCCGTCGTCGGCAGCAGCAGCCCGTCCGGCTGCCAAGCCCACCCCCGGTGGCCCCCGCCCCGGTCCGCGTCCGGCTCCGGCCGCTCCCGCCCCGGCAGCCGCTGCCGCGCCGGTTGCGCCCAAGCCCGAACAGGCGGCTCCGGTCGAGGCCAAGCCCGCTACTCCGGCACCTGCGAGCCCCGCTCCGGCCGCCGCGCAGGCAACGCCGGCCACCAAGCCCGCAGGCGCCCCCGCGCCCGGCCCGCGTCCGGCTCCCGCCGCGCCGCGTCCGGCACCGGCTCCCGCCGCGGGTCAGACTCGTCCGGCTCCGGCGACTCCGGGTGCTGCCGCGCCCGGTCCGCGTCCGGCCGGTCCCGGCCCGAAGCCGGGGCCCAAGGCTCCGCGCGTCGGCAACAACCCGTTCAGCTCGGCCCCCGATCGTGAGCGTCCCGCGCCGCGTCCGGCCGGTCAGGGTCAGGGTCAGGGCGGTCCTCGCCCGACTCCGGGTCAGGGCGGTCCCCGTCCGGCTCCCGGTCAGGGTGGCCCGCGTCCTGCCCCCGGCCAGGGCGGTCCTCGCCCCGGTCAGGGTGGTCAGGGCCAGCGCCCGGCCGCCGCGCAGGGCGGTGCCCCGCGTCCCGGTGGTCCCCGTCCCAACCCGGGTTCGATGCCTCCGCGTCCGAACCCCGGTGCCATGCCCGCACGTTCGGCACGTCCTGCCCCCGGTGGCGCGGGTCGTCCCGGTGGCGGCGGTCGTCCCGGTGGCGCTCCCGGCGGTGGCGGCGCAGGCCGTCCCGGTGGTGGCGGTGGTGGCGGCTACCGCGGTGGCGGTGGCGGTGCTCCCGGTGCTCCCGGTGCCGGTGCTCCCGCGGCCGGTGGTTTCCGTGGTCGTCCCGGTGGCGGCGGCGGTCGTCCCGGTGGTCCCGGTGGCCGTGGTGGCGCAGCCGGTGCGTTCGGTCGTCCCGGCGGCGCGGTCCGTCGTGGCCGTAAGTCGAAGCGGGCGAAGCGCGCCGAGTACGAGAACATGCAGGCGCCCGCCGTCGGTGGCGTTCGTCTGCCCCGCGGCAACGGCGAGGTCATCCGTCTCGCCCGTGGCGCATCGCTGTCGGACTTCGCCGAGAAGATCGACGCGAACCCCGCAGCTCTCGTGCAGGCACTGTTCAACCTCGGCGAGATGGTCACCGCCACTCAGTCGGTGAACGACGAGACCCTCGAGCTGCTCGGCGGCGAGATGAACTACGTCGTCCACGTGGTCAGCCCCGAGGACGAAGATCGCGAACTGCTGTCGTCGTTCGACCTCACCTACGGCGAGGACGCCGGCGGCGAGGACGATCTCGAGCACCGTCCGCCGGTCGTGACCGTCATGGGTCACGTCGACCACGGTAAGACCCGACTGCTCGACACGATCCGCAAGGCCAACGTCGCCGAGGGCGAGGCCGGTGGCATCACCCAGCACATCGGTGCCTACCAGGTGCTCACCAACCTCAACGACGAAGAGCGTCTGATCACCTTCATCGACACCCCGGGTCACGAGGCGTTCACCGCCATGCGTGCGCGTGGTGCGAAGGCCACCGATATCGCGATCCTCGTGGTCGCGGCCGACGACGGCGTCATGCCGCAGACGGTGGAAGCGATCAACCACGCACAGGCCGCTGACGTGCCGATCGTTGTCGCGATCAACAAGATCGACAAAGAGGGTGCGAACCCGGACAAGATCAAGCAGCAGCTCACCGAGTACGGCCTGGTCACCGAGGAGTACGGCGGCGACACCATGTTCGTCAACATCTCGGCCAAGCAGGGCACCAACATCGATCAGCTGCTCGAAGCCGTGCTGCTGACCGCGGATGCCTCGCTCGACCTGCGGGCCAACCCGGACATGGACGCACAGGGTGTCGCCATCGAGGCGCACCTCGACCGCGGCCGTGGCCCCGTGGCCACCGTGCTCATCCAGCGCGGCACCCTGCGCGTCGGTGACTCGATCGTGGCGGGCGACGCCTACGGTCGCGTCCGTCGCATGGTCGACGAGCACGGCGCGGACGTCCACGCGGCGACCCCGTCGCGCCCGGTCCAGGTCATCGGTTTCACCTCGGTGCCCGGCGCCGGTGACAACCTGATCGTGGTCGAGGAAGACCGCATCGCCCGTCAGATCGCCGATCGCCGCAACGCACGCAAGCGCAACGCGCTGGCCGCTCGCAGCCGCAAGCGGATCAGCCTGGAAGATCTGGATGCCGCGCTGAAGGAGACTTCGGAGCTCAACCTGATCCTCAAGGGCGACAACTCCGGTACCGTCGAGGCCCTCGAAGAGGCCCTGCTCGGTATCGAGATCGACGACGAGGTGCGCCTGCGCGTCATCGACCGCGGTGTCGGTGGCGTCACCGAGACCAACGTCAACCTGGCGTCGGCCTCCAACGCGATCATCATCGGCTTCAACGTCCGCGCGGAGGGCAAGGCCACTGAGCTGGCCAACCGCGAAGGCGTCGACATCCGGTACTACTCGGTCATCTACCAGGCGATCGACGAGATCGAGAAGGCCCTCAAGGGCATGCTCAAGCCGATCTACGAAGAGGTCGAGCTGGGCCGCGCCGAGATCCGCGCGATCTTCCGTTCGTCCAAGATCGGCAACATCGCCGGTTGCATGGTCACCTCGGGCTCGGTCAAGCGCAACGCCAAGGCGCGCCTGATCCGTGACGGCCGAGTGATCGCGGAGACGATGACCATCTCCTCGCTCAAGCGGGAGAAGGACGACGCTCCTGAGGTTCGCGAAGGTTTCGAGTGCGGTATGACCGTCACCTACAGCGACATCAAGGACGGCGACATCATCGAGGCTTACGAGCTTCGTGAAAAGCCGCGCGACTGA
- a CDS encoding DUF503 domain-containing protein, whose product MFIGALEFDLLLGDVHSLKEKRSVIRPILAELAKRFGVNAAEAGDQDLHRRALLGVAMVSAEAGHLNEVLDKCERHVAARPEIELLAVRRRIFGPED is encoded by the coding sequence CTGTTCATCGGTGCGCTCGAATTCGATCTACTGCTCGGTGACGTGCATTCGCTCAAGGAGAAGCGGTCGGTGATCCGGCCGATCCTCGCCGAGCTGGCAAAGCGCTTCGGCGTGAATGCCGCCGAAGCCGGAGATCAGGACCTGCACCGCCGGGCACTGCTCGGTGTGGCCATGGTCAGTGCGGAAGCGGGACACCTGAACGAGGTGCTCGACAAGTGTGAGCGGCACGTTGCCGCGCGTCCGGAGATAGAGTTGCTGGCAGTACGCCGCCGGATCTTCGGACCCGAAGACTAA
- the rbfA gene encoding 30S ribosome-binding factor RbfA, producing MVDQARARRLAKRISAIVATAIEYEIKDPRLRFVTVTDAKVTGDLREANVYYTVMGETIDAEPDYAEAAAGLDAAKGVLRSKVGAGTGVKFTPILSFTLDKVPEVAREMEELLARARAIDDEVAKVAANAKHAGEADPYKADRDDEDE from the coding sequence ATGGTTGATCAAGCCAGGGCACGCCGGCTCGCCAAGCGGATTTCCGCGATCGTGGCCACCGCGATCGAATACGAGATCAAGGATCCGCGACTGCGTTTCGTCACTGTCACCGATGCCAAGGTGACCGGGGATCTGCGCGAGGCGAACGTCTATTACACGGTGATGGGCGAGACCATCGACGCCGAACCCGACTACGCCGAGGCCGCCGCCGGGCTCGACGCGGCCAAGGGCGTGTTGCGGTCCAAGGTGGGCGCGGGTACCGGAGTGAAGTTCACCCCGATCCTGTCCTTCACTCTCGATAAGGTGCCCGAGGTGGCCCGCGAGATGGAAGAGTTGCTCGCGAGAGCTCGCGCCATCGACGACGAGGTGGCCAAGGTCGCCGCCAACGCGAAGCACGCGGGCGAGGCCGATCCGTACAAGGCCGATCGCGACGACGAAGACGAGTAG
- a CDS encoding DHH family phosphoesterase, which produces MTSVRDGTELGTAVAALAAARSVTILCHVQPDADTVGSGLALALALHRRAIPVCVSFAEPAELPASLRTLPGVQLIVPPAQVPDVVDLLIVVDCGARSRLGALADRLPGATMTLVIDHHRANDGFGTVDLIDESAASTTELVTRLLDAWGVEIDAPIAHCLFAGLVTDTGSFRWARTGSHAMAERLLATGIDGTEITRVLLDTHPYAWLPMLSKVLSTAVVVPGAAGVGLVYALVRAADTHAVGPEEVESVIDVIRTTAEAGIAAVFKEGRGHNDRWTVSLRSRDSAPGRTDGIDVAAVAGVFGGGGHRFAAGYTTYGNADDVVRALIAALG; this is translated from the coding sequence ATGACCAGCGTCCGCGACGGGACCGAATTGGGCACGGCCGTGGCCGCATTGGCGGCCGCGCGTTCGGTGACGATCCTGTGCCACGTGCAGCCCGATGCCGACACCGTCGGGAGCGGGCTGGCGCTGGCGTTGGCGCTGCACCGGCGCGCGATACCGGTGTGCGTGTCCTTCGCCGAACCCGCCGAGCTACCCGCTTCGTTGCGCACGCTGCCCGGTGTGCAGCTGATCGTGCCGCCGGCACAGGTGCCCGACGTGGTCGATCTGCTGATCGTCGTCGACTGCGGTGCGCGCAGCCGTCTCGGCGCTCTCGCCGACCGATTACCCGGCGCGACAATGACTTTGGTGATCGATCACCATCGAGCCAACGACGGCTTCGGCACCGTCGACCTGATCGACGAATCCGCGGCGTCGACCACCGAATTGGTGACCCGGCTCCTCGATGCCTGGGGCGTGGAGATCGACGCTCCGATCGCGCACTGCCTGTTCGCGGGTCTGGTCACCGATACCGGCTCGTTCCGCTGGGCCCGCACCGGTAGCCATGCCATGGCCGAGCGGCTGCTGGCCACCGGCATCGACGGCACCGAGATCACCCGCGTCCTGCTCGACACCCATCCCTACGCCTGGCTCCCGATGCTGTCGAAGGTGCTGTCCACCGCCGTGGTCGTGCCCGGCGCCGCCGGGGTCGGGCTGGTCTACGCGCTGGTGCGCGCCGCCGACACCCATGCTGTGGGCCCCGAAGAGGTCGAGAGCGTCATCGACGTCATCCGCACCACCGCCGAAGCGGGCATCGCCGCCGTTTTCAAGGAAGGCCGCGGCCACAACGACCGCTGGACGGTCTCCTTACGCTCGCGCGACTCCGCCCCCGGCCGCACCGACGGCATCGACGTCGCCGCGGTCGCGGGTGTTTTCGGTGGCGGCGGTCACCGCTTCGCCGCCGGCTACACCACCTACGGCAACGCCGACGATGTGGTCCGCGCCCTGATCGCCGCGCTGGGCTGA
- a CDS encoding MFS transporter has translation MVFVQRWRVITAFALVGAATQLVWLTYAPVTTVAAEHFGVSESAIGWLANMFPLLYVVLAVPAGIALDRWFRPSLIAGAVLTAIGAALRLLDGGFAMVLVGQTVVAVAQPLVLNAITGIAGHYLDEKDRPTGIAVGTASTFAGMAAAFVLGAALPEESQLITLTAIGTIFAVLAAAALTVELMRAGTGPTASTSTSVVALRATLGDRYVRRLCVAVFFPFGTFVALATFGQALLEPSGVSADAASIVLLVNVAAGVVGCAVIPVAVLRRGIELPAVMVGLTASAAACLLVALAPGLATGFLAFVLIGATLLPALPIVLAMAERHTGAAEGTAAGLIWMTGNLGGLVVAGLTGLLVDQPALAFGLCATTTILGVPLALRLRREETVATA, from the coding sequence ATGGTGTTTGTGCAGCGATGGCGGGTGATCACGGCGTTCGCCCTGGTCGGCGCGGCCACCCAGTTGGTGTGGCTCACCTACGCGCCGGTGACGACCGTGGCGGCGGAGCACTTCGGTGTGTCCGAGTCCGCGATCGGGTGGCTGGCGAACATGTTCCCGCTGCTCTACGTCGTGCTGGCCGTGCCCGCCGGGATCGCGCTCGATCGCTGGTTTCGCCCCAGCCTGATCGCCGGTGCGGTCCTCACCGCGATCGGTGCGGCACTGCGCCTGCTCGACGGCGGTTTCGCGATGGTGCTCGTCGGTCAGACCGTGGTCGCCGTCGCGCAACCGCTGGTGCTCAACGCGATCACCGGCATCGCCGGGCACTATCTGGACGAGAAGGACCGCCCGACCGGTATCGCGGTCGGCACCGCGAGCACCTTCGCCGGGATGGCCGCCGCGTTCGTGCTCGGCGCGGCGCTTCCGGAGGAAAGCCAGCTCATCACTCTCACCGCGATCGGCACGATCTTCGCCGTGCTGGCCGCGGCCGCGCTGACCGTGGAACTGATGCGGGCGGGCACCGGACCTACCGCGAGCACCTCGACCTCGGTCGTCGCGCTCCGGGCGACCCTCGGCGACCGGTACGTGCGCCGGCTCTGCGTCGCCGTGTTCTTCCCCTTCGGTACGTTCGTCGCGCTGGCGACCTTCGGTCAGGCGCTGCTGGAGCCGTCGGGCGTGAGCGCGGACGCGGCCAGCATCGTGCTGCTGGTGAACGTCGCGGCCGGTGTCGTCGGCTGCGCGGTGATACCGGTCGCGGTCCTGCGCCGCGGCATCGAACTGCCCGCCGTGATGGTCGGCCTCACGGCCAGCGCCGCCGCCTGTCTGCTCGTCGCCCTCGCCCCCGGCCTTGCCACCGGTTTTCTGGCCTTCGTCCTCATCGGCGCGACCCTGCTCCCCGCCCTGCCGATCGTCCTGGCCATGGCCGAACGCCACACCGGTGCAGCGGAAGGCACCGCCGCCGGCCTCATCTGGATGACCGGCAACCTCGGCGGCCTGGTCGTGGCAGGCCTGACCGGTTTGCTCGTAGACCAGCCCGCGCTGGCCTTCGGCCTCTGCGCCACCACCACGATCCTCGGTGTGCCGCTGGCCCTGCGCCTGCGCCGCGAGGAGACAGTCGCTACGGCTTAG
- a CDS encoding MATE family efflux transporter gives MEQVVPGEVDRAGPRRILGIAVPTLGVLVAEPLYLLFDIAVVGRLGALALAGLAVGAVILGSVSTQLTFLSYGTTARAARRHGAGDRTGAVEEGVQASWVGVAIGLVIVAVIQLFAVPLCSVLSGGGEIAGEALIWVRIALFGVPLILLSMAGNGWMRGVQDVRRPLTYVVVGLALSAVLCPVLVYGLLGAPRMELAGSAVANLAGQSVSGVLFVYALLRERVSLRPRAAVMRAQLVLGRDLIVRSLSFQICFVSAAAVAARFGAASVAAHQLVLQLWNFLALTLDSLAIAAQTLVGAALGAGHAHGAKAIARRVTLWSEIFALVLAAVFAAGVTAIPLLFTDDPQVLERAHVIWWFFVAMIPVAGAVFALDGVLLGAGDAAFLRTATLVAALTGFLPLIWLSLIFEWGVAGIWSGLVAFMLLRLIAVVARAKSGRWARVGADVPSGAA, from the coding sequence ATGGAGCAAGTCGTGCCCGGCGAGGTCGACCGGGCCGGGCCACGGCGCATCCTCGGCATCGCCGTGCCCACCCTGGGAGTACTGGTCGCCGAGCCGCTGTATCTGCTCTTCGACATCGCGGTGGTCGGCAGGCTGGGCGCGCTGGCATTGGCCGGGCTGGCTGTCGGCGCCGTGATCCTCGGATCGGTGAGTACGCAGCTCACGTTCCTGTCCTACGGCACGACGGCCCGCGCGGCCCGCAGGCACGGCGCGGGGGATCGCACGGGCGCGGTCGAGGAAGGTGTGCAGGCCAGCTGGGTGGGTGTCGCGATCGGTCTGGTGATCGTCGCGGTGATCCAATTGTTCGCGGTGCCACTGTGTTCGGTGCTCTCCGGTGGTGGGGAGATCGCCGGCGAGGCGCTGATCTGGGTGCGGATCGCGCTGTTCGGCGTGCCGCTGATCCTGCTGTCGATGGCGGGCAACGGATGGATGCGTGGTGTGCAGGACGTGCGACGGCCACTGACCTATGTGGTGGTCGGTCTGGCGCTCTCGGCGGTACTCTGCCCGGTTCTGGTGTACGGACTACTCGGTGCGCCACGGATGGAACTGGCCGGTTCGGCGGTGGCCAATCTCGCCGGCCAATCGGTCTCCGGCGTCCTGTTCGTCTATGCCCTGCTGCGCGAACGTGTTTCGCTGCGCCCGCGGGCAGCGGTGATGCGCGCTCAACTCGTCCTCGGCCGCGACCTCATCGTCCGCAGTCTGTCCTTCCAGATCTGTTTCGTCTCTGCCGCCGCGGTGGCCGCCCGTTTCGGCGCCGCGTCCGTGGCTGCCCACCAACTGGTTCTGCAACTCTGGAATTTTCTGGCCCTGACCCTGGACTCGCTCGCCATCGCCGCCCAGACCCTGGTCGGCGCCGCCCTCGGTGCGGGACATGCGCACGGCGCCAAGGCGATCGCCCGCCGGGTCACACTCTGGTCCGAGATCTTCGCCCTGGTTCTGGCCGCTGTCTTCGCCGCGGGCGTGACCGCGATCCCGCTGCTGTTCACCGACGATCCCCAGGTCCTCGAACGCGCCCACGTCATCTGGTGGTTCTTCGTCGCCATGATCCCGGTGGCAGGCGCGGTGTTCGCCCTCGACGGTGTCCTGCTCGGCGCGGGCGACGCCGCCTTCCTCCGCACCGCCACGCTCGTGGCCGCCCTCACCGGCTTCCTGCCGTTGATCTGGCTGTCGCTGATCTTCGAGTGGGGCGTGGCCGGGATCTGGTCGGGCCTGGTCGCGTTCATGCTGCTGCGGTTGATCGCGGTCGTCGCCCGGGCCAAGTCGGGCCGCTGGGCGAGGGTGGGTGCGGACGTACCGAGTGGGGCCGCCTGA
- a CDS encoding putative quinol monooxygenase, with translation MPSTYALVGFAHPKPERRDDLRELLLSFVEPTRAEEGCLEYHFHVDSDDPSVFVFYEVWRSKADLDRHLALPHMREFWNSRLDYLTRDLDIRWIDMLSPYPR, from the coding sequence ATGCCGAGCACCTACGCGCTGGTGGGGTTCGCCCATCCGAAACCCGAACGCCGCGATGACCTGCGCGAGCTACTGCTCTCGTTCGTCGAACCGACCCGCGCCGAAGAGGGGTGCCTGGAATACCACTTCCACGTCGACAGCGACGACCCCTCGGTGTTCGTGTTCTACGAGGTCTGGCGCAGCAAAGCCGACCTCGACCGGCATCTGGCCCTGCCCCACATGCGGGAATTCTGGAATTCCCGGCTGGACTATCTGACCCGCGACCTGGACATTCGCTGGATCGACATGCTCAGCCCCTACCCGCGCTGA
- a CDS encoding ArsR/SmtB family transcription factor → MDEDLELGAVLGALADPLRRRVITLLARDRTDEDRSCSSFDLPVTKATRTHHFRVLREAGLVRQVNYGNRSTVVLRRAELDARFPGLLDLLVAEPADAQE, encoded by the coding sequence GTGGACGAGGACCTCGAGCTCGGTGCGGTACTCGGCGCGCTGGCCGATCCACTGCGACGTCGCGTGATCACCCTGCTCGCGCGGGATCGCACCGATGAGGACCGCAGCTGCTCGTCGTTCGACCTGCCGGTGACGAAGGCGACCCGCACTCACCACTTCCGGGTGCTGCGCGAGGCGGGGCTGGTCCGGCAGGTGAACTACGGCAACCGCAGCACCGTCGTGTTGCGGCGAGCCGAGCTCGACGCGCGGTTTCCCGGACTGCTCGATCTGCTCGTGGCCGAGCCGGCCGACGCGCAGGAGTGA